The Roseateles sp. XES5 genome window below encodes:
- a CDS encoding ABC transporter substrate-binding protein, with protein MKMKTLALMLFAGTALGAMPVQAAGELNLICSADVVICEQMKGDFEKAHSDIKVNMVRLSSGETYAKVRAEARNPKTDVWWAGTGDPHLQAASENLTLEYKSPKLDELNDWARKQAESSGYKTVGVYAGALGWGYNTDIFKSKGFKEPKCWADLLAPELKGEIQIANPNSSGTAYTALASLVQIMGEDQAFDYLKKLNGNISQYTKSGSAPVKAAARGETALGIVFVHDAVAQTAEGFPVQSVTPCEGTGYEIGSMSIIKGARNLDNAKIWYDWALTPEVQSRMKDAKSFQLPSNKSAEIPKEAPRFEDIKLIDYDFKTYGDPAKRKELLERWDREVGAAAN; from the coding sequence ATGAAAATGAAGACCCTTGCCCTCATGCTCTTCGCCGGCACGGCGCTCGGCGCGATGCCGGTGCAGGCGGCCGGTGAGCTCAACCTCATCTGCTCGGCGGACGTCGTCATCTGCGAGCAGATGAAGGGCGATTTCGAAAAGGCGCATAGCGACATCAAGGTGAACATGGTTCGCCTCTCCTCGGGCGAGACCTATGCCAAGGTCCGCGCCGAAGCCCGCAACCCGAAGACCGACGTCTGGTGGGCCGGCACAGGCGACCCGCACCTGCAGGCGGCTTCGGAAAACCTGACGCTGGAATACAAGTCGCCGAAGCTCGACGAGCTCAATGACTGGGCCAGGAAACAGGCGGAAAGCTCGGGTTACAAGACCGTCGGCGTCTATGCCGGCGCGCTCGGCTGGGGCTACAACACGGACATCTTCAAGTCCAAGGGCTTCAAGGAACCGAAGTGCTGGGCGGACCTGCTGGCGCCGGAATTGAAGGGCGAAATCCAGATCGCCAACCCGAACTCCTCGGGCACCGCCTATACGGCGCTTGCCTCGCTCGTGCAGATCATGGGTGAGGATCAGGCCTTCGACTACCTGAAGAAGCTCAACGGCAATATTTCACAATACACCAAGTCCGGCTCGGCGCCCGTCAAGGCCGCCGCGCGCGGCGAGACGGCGCTCGGCATCGTCTTCGTGCACGATGCGGTGGCGCAGACGGCGGAAGGCTTCCCCGTGCAGTCGGTCACGCCCTGCGAGGGCACCGGCTACGAGATCGGCTCCATGTCGATCATCAAGGGCGCGCGCAACCTCGACAATGCGAAGATCTGGTACGACTGGGCGCTGACCCCGGAAGTCCAGTCGCGCATGAAGGACGCCAAGTCCTTCCAGCTGCCGTCCAACAAGAGCGCCGAAATCCCGAAGGAGGCGCCGCGCTTCGAGGACATCAAGTTGATCGACTACGACTTCAAGACCTATGGCGACCCGGCAAAGCGCAAGGAGCTGCTGGAGCGCTGGGACCGCGAAGTCGGCGCAGCCGCCAATTGA
- a CDS encoding ABC transporter substrate-binding protein, producing MRGITAFGAVAALWLASATAGIAAPSLTVLCGVDEAWCAAMKKAYEAKAGIEIAMTRKSTGDILNLIRAGKAAPSVDVWWGGTGDTHLQAGSENLLEPYQPTLERDMLPWAQNFFAMSGGRSAGIYAGALGFAYNADLLRQLKLPAPSCWKDLADIAYRGRIQSGNPNSSGTAFTTLATLVQLFGEDEAFRFLAALNRNIAEYTTAGSAPVKAAARGETLIGISFMHDAVTQKQAGYPLVIVAPCEGTGYEIGAVSIVKGARHLDEAKRFVDFALSPEGQGTGAASGQNQVPSNAKSTLPLAAPDISLIKMVDYDFATFGSPEERSRLLGRFDAEITATN from the coding sequence GTGAGAGGCATCACCGCTTTCGGCGCGGTCGCAGCCCTGTGGCTTGCGAGCGCCACGGCCGGCATTGCTGCCCCGTCGCTCACCGTTCTGTGCGGTGTGGACGAGGCGTGGTGCGCGGCGATGAAGAAGGCCTACGAGGCCAAGGCCGGCATCGAAATCGCGATGACGCGTAAGAGCACCGGCGATATCCTGAACCTCATCCGCGCCGGGAAGGCCGCGCCCAGCGTCGACGTCTGGTGGGGTGGCACGGGTGACACGCATCTGCAGGCGGGGTCGGAAAATCTGCTGGAGCCCTATCAGCCGACGCTGGAGCGCGACATGCTGCCCTGGGCGCAGAATTTCTTCGCCATGTCGGGCGGCCGCTCGGCGGGCATCTATGCCGGGGCGCTCGGCTTCGCCTACAATGCCGACCTGCTTCGCCAGTTGAAGCTGCCGGCCCCGAGCTGCTGGAAGGATCTTGCCGACATCGCCTATCGCGGCCGCATCCAGAGCGGCAACCCGAACTCGTCGGGCACGGCCTTCACCACGCTCGCGACGCTGGTGCAGCTGTTCGGCGAGGACGAGGCTTTCCGGTTCCTGGCGGCGCTCAATCGCAACATCGCCGAATACACGACCGCCGGCTCCGCGCCCGTCAAGGCGGCGGCGCGGGGTGAGACGCTCATCGGCATCTCCTTCATGCACGATGCCGTGACCCAGAAGCAGGCGGGCTATCCGCTCGTCATCGTCGCGCCCTGCGAGGGCACGGGCTACGAGATCGGCGCCGTCAGCATCGTCAAGGGCGCGCGGCATCTGGACGAGGCGAAGCGGTTCGTTGACTTCGCGCTCAGTCCGGAAGGGCAGGGCACCGGAGCGGCGTCCGGCCAGAACCAGGTTCCATCCAATGCGAAATCGACGCTGCCGCTGGCCGCGCCCGATATCTCGTTGATCAAGATGGTGGACTACGATTTCGCGACCTTCGGTTCGCCCGAGGAACGAAGTCGGCTGCTCGGACGGTTCGACGCGGAAATCACCGCGACGAACTGA
- a CDS encoding 2,3-butanediol dehydrogenase — MKALRFHAAKDLRIETIDAPPSPGPGEVLVENRFCGICGTDLHEYAYGPIFVPKEPHPFTGAHGPQILGHEFGGVVKAVGEGVSHVKPGDRVSIQPLIMPRHGDYYADRGLFHLSGNLALAGLSWHSGGMAEAALLNDYNVQPIPDALSDQEAALIEPTAVAVYACDRGGVTAGNSVLVTGAGPIGILVAMAARAAGATQIFLSDLNDTRLALAREALGDVRTINPKTEKVGDAIRAETEGGVGCDVAIECVGNEHALKNCADAVRKQGVVVQTGLHPGENPLNWFDVTFKDIDIRGSWAYPTHYWPRVARLIASGQIPASRIVTKYVSLGEAVTEGFDQLLDPAGKHLKILIDLSR; from the coding sequence ATGAAAGCTCTGCGCTTTCACGCAGCGAAAGATTTGCGGATCGAGACGATCGACGCGCCGCCGTCGCCCGGGCCGGGCGAGGTGCTGGTCGAAAACCGCTTCTGCGGCATCTGCGGCACCGATCTGCATGAATATGCCTATGGCCCGATCTTCGTCCCAAAAGAACCGCATCCTTTCACCGGTGCTCACGGCCCGCAGATCCTCGGCCATGAATTCGGCGGCGTCGTCAAGGCCGTCGGCGAAGGCGTCAGCCATGTGAAGCCAGGTGACCGGGTGTCGATCCAGCCGCTCATCATGCCGCGCCATGGCGACTACTACGCCGATCGCGGTCTGTTCCATCTCAGCGGCAATCTCGCGCTCGCCGGCCTTTCCTGGCATTCGGGCGGCATGGCGGAGGCAGCCCTTCTCAACGACTACAATGTCCAGCCTATTCCCGATGCATTGAGCGACCAAGAGGCGGCCCTCATCGAGCCGACGGCGGTCGCCGTCTATGCCTGCGATCGCGGCGGGGTGACGGCCGGCAACAGCGTGCTCGTCACGGGCGCCGGGCCGATCGGCATCCTCGTCGCCATGGCGGCGCGCGCGGCCGGCGCCACGCAGATATTCCTCTCCGATCTCAACGACACAAGGCTGGCGCTCGCACGCGAAGCGCTGGGGGATGTCCGAACGATCAATCCGAAGACGGAAAAGGTGGGCGACGCCATCCGCGCCGAGACGGAAGGCGGCGTTGGTTGCGACGTCGCCATAGAATGCGTCGGCAACGAGCATGCGCTGAAGAACTGCGCCGATGCGGTCCGCAAGCAGGGTGTCGTTGTGCAGACCGGCCTTCATCCCGGCGAGAACCCGCTGAACTGGTTCGACGTCACCTTCAAGGACATCGATATCCGCGGCTCCTGGGCCTACCCCACCCACTACTGGCCGCGCGTCGCCCGGCTGATCGCGAGCGGCCAGATCCCGGCGAGCCGCATCGTCACGAAATATGTCTCGCTCGGCGAGGCCGTCACCGAAGGGTTCGATCAGCTGCTCGACCCTGCCGGCAAGCACCTGAAAATCCTGATCGACCTGTCCCGATAG
- a CDS encoding sigma-54-dependent Fis family transcriptional regulator, which produces MVSTLSHIREIERVGMGAVSPRDAPVVQSWLRCLNDYKLDPTVAQEAYIVPELKLREHREQAEELIRIGRSGLEALFNQIAEQNYVLLLSDARGVTVDFMGDPTFDNQLRRAGLYLGSEWSENRAGTCAVGACLVSGEPVIIHQDDHFDTSHIGLTCTAAPVFDTLGDLTAVLDISQLRSPTAKASQQLALHLVASTARRIELANLMSRTRNDWVLRLARSPEFLDVDPDAAVALDGSGRITGMTHGGFGALARSMNMRGLSTRDFLGQPISQVFDIDVDDLPRFMRGRPNGERLIQARNGLVLFASAIAPAVNLCTPAAPELRLPRALRDLSGGDAAMERVQARAAKLSARDIPILIQGETGSGKEYLARAIHDSRQNPGTFVAVNCSAIPEHLIESELFGYAPGAFTGANPKGKRGLIEQADGGTLFLDEIGDMPLDLQSRLLRVLSENEIQPVGALKTRPVHLRVLSASHRDLADLVREGRFRQDLYYRLAAATLSLPPLRDRADLDWLIGQLLGRIEKENGETYRLGKETRALLLAHAWPGNLRELSNALRVAAALAEDGLITPDCLPDHLFAEQGSPSPDDDGALRRALSECGDNVSALARKLGVNRSTIHRRLKRLN; this is translated from the coding sequence ATGGTGTCGACGCTGTCGCACATACGGGAGATCGAGCGTGTCGGCATGGGCGCCGTCAGCCCACGGGACGCGCCCGTCGTTCAGTCCTGGCTGCGCTGCCTCAACGACTACAAGCTCGACCCGACCGTCGCGCAGGAAGCCTATATCGTTCCCGAACTGAAACTGCGCGAACACCGCGAACAGGCCGAAGAGTTGATCCGCATCGGCCGGTCCGGCCTGGAGGCGCTGTTCAACCAGATCGCGGAACAGAATTACGTGCTGCTGCTCTCGGATGCGCGGGGCGTCACCGTCGACTTCATGGGCGATCCGACCTTCGACAACCAGCTGCGACGGGCGGGACTCTATCTCGGTTCGGAATGGTCGGAGAACCGGGCCGGGACCTGTGCGGTCGGCGCCTGCCTCGTTTCCGGGGAACCGGTCATCATCCATCAGGATGATCACTTCGATACCAGCCATATCGGCCTGACCTGCACCGCTGCACCGGTCTTCGACACGTTGGGCGACCTGACGGCCGTCCTCGACATATCCCAGCTCCGTTCGCCGACGGCCAAGGCGAGCCAGCAACTGGCGCTGCATCTCGTCGCCTCCACCGCGCGGCGCATCGAGCTTGCCAATCTGATGAGCCGCACCCGCAATGACTGGGTGCTGAGGCTCGCCCGTTCCCCGGAATTCCTGGACGTCGATCCGGATGCGGCGGTTGCGCTCGACGGCAGCGGTCGCATCACTGGCATGACCCATGGCGGGTTCGGCGCGCTCGCACGCTCCATGAACATGCGCGGCCTGTCCACGCGGGATTTCCTCGGCCAGCCGATCTCGCAGGTTTTCGATATCGATGTCGACGACCTGCCCCGCTTCATGCGCGGGCGTCCCAATGGCGAGCGGCTGATCCAGGCGCGCAATGGGCTCGTCCTCTTTGCCAGCGCCATTGCGCCTGCCGTCAATCTGTGCACGCCCGCCGCACCCGAACTGCGCCTGCCGCGGGCGCTGCGCGATCTTAGCGGCGGAGATGCCGCGATGGAGCGCGTCCAGGCGCGTGCGGCGAAACTGTCCGCCCGCGATATCCCGATCCTCATCCAGGGCGAGACCGGAAGCGGCAAGGAGTATCTGGCACGCGCGATCCACGACAGCCGCCAAAATCCCGGCACGTTCGTCGCGGTGAACTGTTCGGCGATCCCCGAGCATCTCATCGAATCCGAACTCTTCGGCTATGCCCCCGGCGCCTTTACCGGGGCCAATCCGAAGGGCAAGCGCGGGCTGATCGAGCAGGCCGATGGCGGCACGCTCTTCCTCGATGAAATCGGCGACATGCCGCTGGACCTGCAAAGCCGGCTCCTGCGGGTCCTTTCGGAAAACGAGATCCAGCCGGTCGGGGCGCTGAAGACGCGGCCGGTGCATCTGCGGGTGCTTTCCGCCTCCCACCGCGACCTCGCGGACCTCGTCAGGGAAGGCCGCTTCCGCCAGGACCTCTACTATCGCCTCGCCGCCGCAACGCTCAGCCTGCCGCCGTTGCGTGATCGCGCCGATCTCGACTGGCTGATCGGCCAGCTTCTCGGACGCATCGAGAAGGAAAACGGCGAAACCTATCGCCTCGGCAAGGAGACGCGGGCCCTGCTCCTGGCCCATGCCTGGCCCGGCAATCTGCGGGAGCTGTCCAACGCGTTGCGCGTTGCGGCCGCCCTTGCAGAGGATGGGCTGATCACGCCGGACTGCCTGCCCGATCACCTTTTTGCCGAACAGGGCTCCCCCTCTCCGGACGATGACGGAGCCCTGCGTCGTGCGCTGAGCGAATGCGGCGACAACGTTTCCGCGCTTGCCCGCAAGCTCGGCGTCAACCGCTCCACCATCCACCGTCGCCTGAAGCGCCTCAACTGA
- a CDS encoding NAD(P)/FAD-dependent oxidoreductase, with the protein MLEKTPTARIQTLLDTFGAALAAGRIEDAVGLFAQECYWRDLVAFTWNIKTVEGRDQVRDMLQSQLSTAKPLNWRVAAGEEATETDGVLESWITFETATGRGYGLVRFKNGLIWTLLTALSELKGHEEKSGFTRPLGAKHGQDLGAKTWKEEREEEERTLGYEKQPYVVIIGGGQGGIAMGARLRQLGVPTIILEKNDRPGDSWRKRYKSLCLHDPVWYDHLPYIDFPKNWPVFAPKDKIGDWLEFYTRVMELNYWTRSTARSARWDEAAKEWTIVVDRDGEKVVLKPKQLVFATGMSGKANIPDFKGRERFKGEQHHSSQHPGPDGYKGKKVVVIGSNNSAHDICAALYEAGVDVTMIQRSTTHIVKSDTLMDIGLGSLYSEQALANGVTTGKADLIFASLPYRIMHEFQIPLYDKMRERDADFYAALEKAGFQLDWGADGSGLFMKYLRRGSGYYIDIGASQLIIDGKVKLAAGQVEEITETSIRLADGKEIPADVIVYATGYGSMNGWVADLIDQETADRVGKVWGLGSDTPKDPGPWEGEQRNMWKPTQQEALWFHGGNLHQSRHYSQYLSLQLKARLEGIPTPVYGLQAVHHRK; encoded by the coding sequence ATGCTCGAGAAAACCCCCACCGCCCGCATCCAGACACTTCTCGATACGTTCGGCGCGGCCCTTGCGGCCGGCCGGATCGAAGACGCCGTCGGTCTTTTCGCCCAGGAATGCTACTGGCGCGATCTGGTCGCCTTCACCTGGAACATCAAGACGGTTGAAGGGCGTGACCAGGTGCGCGACATGCTGCAATCGCAGCTTTCGACGGCCAAGCCCTTGAACTGGCGCGTCGCCGCCGGAGAGGAGGCGACGGAAACGGATGGCGTGCTGGAAAGCTGGATCACCTTCGAGACGGCGACCGGGCGTGGTTACGGCCTCGTGCGCTTCAAGAACGGCCTTATCTGGACGTTGCTGACCGCCCTTTCCGAACTGAAGGGCCATGAGGAGAAATCCGGCTTCACCCGCCCGCTCGGCGCCAAACATGGCCAGGATCTCGGCGCGAAGACCTGGAAAGAGGAGCGCGAGGAAGAGGAGCGCACGCTCGGCTATGAAAAGCAGCCCTATGTCGTGATCATCGGCGGCGGGCAAGGCGGGATCGCGATGGGCGCTCGGCTACGCCAGCTCGGCGTGCCCACGATCATTCTCGAAAAGAACGACCGGCCGGGCGATAGCTGGCGCAAGCGCTACAAATCGCTCTGCCTGCACGACCCCGTCTGGTACGACCATCTGCCCTATATCGACTTTCCGAAGAACTGGCCGGTTTTCGCGCCGAAGGACAAGATCGGCGACTGGCTGGAATTCTACACCCGGGTGATGGAACTCAATTACTGGACGCGCTCCACCGCCAGATCGGCGCGGTGGGACGAGGCGGCGAAGGAATGGACCATCGTCGTCGATCGCGACGGCGAGAAAGTGGTGCTGAAACCCAAGCAGCTCGTCTTCGCAACCGGCATGTCCGGCAAGGCCAACATTCCCGATTTCAAGGGCCGCGAGCGCTTCAAGGGTGAGCAGCACCATTCCTCGCAGCATCCAGGACCGGATGGCTACAAGGGCAAGAAGGTGGTCGTCATCGGCTCGAACAATTCGGCCCACGATATCTGCGCCGCCCTCTACGAAGCCGGCGTCGATGTCACGATGATCCAGCGTTCGACGACCCACATCGTCAAGTCCGACACGCTGATGGATATCGGCCTCGGCTCGCTTTACTCCGAGCAGGCGCTGGCGAACGGCGTGACGACGGGCAAGGCCGATCTTATCTTCGCCTCGCTGCCCTACCGGATCATGCACGAGTTCCAGATCCCGCTCTATGACAAGATGCGCGAGCGTGACGCCGACTTCTATGCCGCGCTGGAAAAGGCCGGCTTCCAGCTCGACTGGGGCGCCGACGGCTCGGGTCTCTTCATGAAGTATCTGCGCCGCGGCTCAGGCTACTACATCGATATCGGCGCCTCGCAACTTATCATCGACGGCAAGGTCAAGCTTGCGGCAGGGCAGGTCGAGGAGATCACGGAGACGTCGATCAGGCTTGCCGATGGCAAGGAAATCCCCGCCGACGTGATCGTCTATGCGACGGGTTACGGCTCGATGAACGGCTGGGTCGCCGATCTCATCGACCAGGAGACGGCCGACCGGGTCGGCAAGGTCTGGGGTCTCGGCTCCGACACGCCGAAGGATCCCGGCCCCTGGGAAGGCGAACAGCGCAACATGTGGAAACCGACGCAGCAGGAAGCGCTGTGGTTCCATGGCGGCAACCTGCACCAGTCGCGCCACTATTCGCAGTATCTGTCCCTGCAATTGAAGGCACGGCTCGAAGGAATCCCCACGCCGGTCTACGGTCTCCAGGCGGTTCACCACCGAAAGTAA
- a CDS encoding iron ABC transporter permease, with translation MTNGNRRLDAVLILGAVALTLVPWYRIEGGFFGLGWLADFPFSAEAAPGLVQTAFYGRWWLGAVVLILFLAGAARGMADPMRRGAVLAWAGATGVAFLALQGLAIGFTGWTWTISESLFGALSDGQPSMGAGAVLASLVFVLIFAFGLAERGVMKGDAFVVSSISLLVFLVTVFVFYPIGSMFVSAVQDFDGSFNPDNFIRNLQDPSIWSLNCVIGAGRCGVAWRTLWLAIMTGLGSTLLGLAFALVATRTRFPFKKGLRLLTILPIITPPFVIGLALTLLFGRAGVVTQGLSDLFGIEPGRWLYGLTGIWIAQVLSFTPISFLVLIGVVEGVSPSMEEASTTLRADRWRTFRRVSLPLMAPGLANAFLIGFIESMADFGNPLVLGGSHGVLSTEIFFAVVGSQNDPSRAAVLAMVLLVFTLSAFLAQRVWLSGKNFATVTGKGDSGSHIALPRGLSIGVHAVVVPWILFTLVIYGMILIGGFVKTWGLDNSLTLDHYAKAFSIGFDNGIVWTGVAWNSFWTTMEISLIAAPLTAAVGLLTAYIIVRQKFAGRNAFEFALMMSFAIPGTVIGVSYIMAFNLPPLEMTGSALILIACFVFRNMPVGVRGGIAAMSQLDKSLDEASLTLRAGSFRTIRKVILPLLRPAITAALVYSFVRAITSISAVIFLVSAEYNMATAYIVGLVENGEYGVAIAYSSMLIVVMITVIGIFQRLVGERRLRRENRVAGVTAPAASSRQETIA, from the coding sequence ATGACGAATGGCAATCGCAGGCTGGACGCGGTCCTGATCCTGGGCGCGGTCGCTTTGACCCTTGTGCCCTGGTATCGGATCGAGGGCGGCTTCTTCGGGCTAGGTTGGCTGGCTGATTTTCCCTTTTCCGCGGAGGCGGCGCCCGGCCTCGTGCAGACGGCGTTTTACGGTCGCTGGTGGCTCGGCGCCGTCGTTCTCATCCTTTTCCTGGCCGGCGCGGCGCGCGGCATGGCGGACCCGATGCGCCGCGGCGCCGTGCTGGCCTGGGCGGGGGCGACCGGTGTCGCGTTCCTTGCCCTGCAGGGCCTCGCCATCGGCTTTACCGGCTGGACATGGACGATCAGCGAGAGCCTGTTCGGCGCGCTTTCCGACGGTCAGCCGTCGATGGGGGCGGGGGCCGTGCTCGCCTCCCTGGTCTTCGTGCTGATATTCGCCTTTGGCCTTGCCGAGCGCGGGGTGATGAAGGGAGATGCCTTCGTCGTCAGCTCGATCTCGCTGCTCGTCTTCCTCGTCACGGTCTTCGTCTTCTACCCCATCGGCAGCATGTTCGTCAGTGCGGTGCAGGATTTCGACGGCTCGTTCAATCCCGACAATTTCATCCGCAACCTGCAGGATCCCAGCATCTGGAGCCTCAATTGCGTCATCGGCGCCGGGCGCTGCGGGGTGGCCTGGCGCACGCTGTGGCTCGCCATCATGACCGGCCTCGGTTCGACCCTGCTCGGCCTTGCCTTCGCGCTCGTCGCCACCCGCACGCGCTTCCCCTTCAAGAAGGGCCTGCGCCTGCTCACCATCCTGCCGATCATCACGCCGCCCTTCGTCATCGGCCTTGCGCTGACGTTGCTCTTCGGCCGCGCCGGCGTCGTGACGCAGGGGCTGTCGGACCTGTTCGGTATCGAGCCCGGGCGCTGGCTCTACGGCCTCACCGGCATCTGGATCGCGCAGGTCCTGTCCTTCACGCCGATCTCCTTCCTCGTGCTGATCGGCGTCGTCGAGGGCGTCAGCCCGTCGATGGAGGAGGCGTCCACGACGCTGCGGGCCGACCGCTGGCGCACCTTCCGCCGTGTCTCGCTCCCATTGATGGCGCCCGGCCTTGCCAATGCCTTCCTCATCGGCTTCATCGAGAGCATGGCCGACTTCGGCAATCCGCTGGTGCTCGGCGGCAGCCATGGCGTTCTTTCGACGGAAATCTTCTTCGCCGTCGTCGGCTCGCAGAACGATCCGTCCCGCGCCGCCGTGCTCGCCATGGTGCTGCTCGTCTTCACGCTCTCCGCGTTCCTTGCCCAGCGGGTCTGGCTCTCGGGCAAGAACTTCGCCACCGTCACCGGCAAGGGGGATAGCGGTTCGCATATCGCCTTGCCGCGCGGCCTCTCGATCGGCGTGCATGCCGTCGTCGTCCCGTGGATCCTCTTCACGCTGGTCATCTACGGCATGATCCTGATCGGCGGCTTCGTGAAGACCTGGGGCCTCGACAATTCGCTGACCCTCGATCACTACGCCAAAGCCTTCTCGATCGGCTTCGACAACGGGATCGTCTGGACGGGCGTCGCCTGGAACTCGTTCTGGACGACGATGGAGATTTCTCTGATCGCCGCGCCGCTGACGGCCGCCGTCGGCCTGCTCACCGCCTATATCATCGTGCGCCAGAAGTTCGCCGGACGAAACGCCTTCGAATTCGCGTTGATGATGAGCTTCGCCATTCCCGGCACGGTCATCGGCGTCAGCTACATCATGGCCTTCAACCTGCCGCCGCTGGAAATGACAGGTTCGGCGCTGATCCTCATCGCCTGCTTCGTCTTCCGCAACATGCCGGTCGGCGTGCGCGGCGGCATTGCCGCGATGAGCCAGCTCGACAAGAGCCTGGATGAGGCTTCGCTGACGCTGCGGGCGGGCAGCTTCCGCACGATCCGCAAGGTCATCCTGCCGCTGCTGCGCCCCGCCATCACCGCCGCGCTCGTCTACTCCTTCGTGCGCGCCATCACCTCGATCAGTGCCGTCATCTTCCTCGTCAGCGCGGAATACAACATGGCCACCGCCTATATCGTCGGCCTCGTCGAGAACGGCGAATACGGTGTGGCGATCGCCTATTCCTCCATGCTGATCGTCGTGATGATCACCGTTATCGGCATCTTCCAACGCCTCGTCGGCGAGCGGCGGCTGCGGCGCGAGAACCGCGTCGCCGGCGTCACCGCTCCCGCTGCTTCCTCTCGTCAGGAGACAATCGCATGA
- a CDS encoding ABC transporter ATP-binding protein — translation MINQKAGSVVFQNVRKSFGAFTAIPDLSLTIEPGTLVTLLGPSGCGKTTTLRMLAGLEHPSAGKILIGGKDVTMLPANERDVSMVFQSYALFPHMNSRDNVAYGLESSGLSRKEAREKADEGLALVGLSGMGHRLPAELSGGQQQRVAVARALVLEPQVLLLDEPLSNLDARLRRKVRTDIRELQQRLGFTAVYVTHDQDEALAVSDRIIVMKEGEIAQSGAPRELYEAPASAFIADFMGEANVIACEVVGVEGGEAQIRIGGFEHRVPAGRATPGAASLAIRPGSVTLSEGRGQGLSGRVLHSAYLGDHVEYEVETEVGTLFVIDHTVDRILLAASDISIHLKNRGIALINA, via the coding sequence ATGATCAACCAGAAAGCCGGTTCCGTCGTCTTCCAGAACGTGCGCAAGAGCTTCGGCGCCTTTACCGCCATCCCCGATCTCTCGCTCACCATCGAACCCGGTACGCTCGTGACCCTGCTCGGCCCCTCGGGATGCGGCAAGACGACGACCTTGCGCATGCTTGCCGGGCTCGAACATCCGAGCGCGGGAAAAATCCTCATCGGCGGCAAGGACGTCACCATGCTGCCGGCCAACGAGCGCGACGTCTCGATGGTCTTCCAGTCCTATGCGCTGTTCCCGCATATGAATTCCCGCGACAACGTCGCCTACGGCCTCGAATCCTCCGGGCTCTCCCGCAAGGAGGCGCGCGAGAAGGCGGACGAGGGGCTGGCGCTGGTCGGCCTTTCCGGCATGGGGCACCGCCTGCCGGCCGAGTTGTCAGGCGGCCAGCAGCAGCGCGTCGCCGTCGCCCGTGCGCTGGTGCTGGAGCCGCAGGTGCTGTTGCTCGACGAGCCGCTGTCGAACCTCGATGCGCGCCTGCGCCGCAAGGTGCGCACGGATATCCGCGAGTTGCAGCAGCGTCTCGGCTTTACCGCCGTCTATGTCACGCACGACCAGGACGAGGCGCTCGCCGTTTCCGACCGCATCATCGTCATGAAGGAGGGTGAGATCGCCCAGTCCGGCGCCCCGCGCGAGCTCTACGAGGCCCCGGCCTCCGCCTTCATCGCCGACTTCATGGGCGAGGCGAATGTCATCGCCTGCGAGGTGGTCGGTGTCGAGGGCGGCGAAGCGCAGATCCGCATCGGCGGGTTCGAGCATCGGGTGCCGGCGGGAAGGGCCACGCCCGGCGCAGCGAGCCTTGCGATCCGGCCGGGCTCCGTAACGCTTTCCGAAGGGCGCGGGCAGGGGCTTTCCGGTCGTGTCCTGCACTCGGCCTATCTCGGCGATCACGTCGAATACGAGGTCGAGACCGAGGTCGGCACGCTCTTCGTCATCGACCATACCGTCGACCGTATCCTGCTTGCCGCCTCGGATATCTCGATCCACCTCAAAAATCGCGGCATCGCTCTCATCAACGCCTGA
- a CDS encoding inositol monophosphatase family protein, giving the protein MTTQDSGLDSRFVLAKALAQEAGAMAFHYFNQRDSLVIETKRDLQDVVSIADRNVETLIRQRVETMFPDDGFLGEEFGHTQGTSGYTWVVDPIDGTAPFVNGMPNWCVSIAVLHDNQPVIGVIGAPCHNELYAAARGRGAKLNGNTLTLDPSRTIQNSMTGIGANSYVTPERVGDIISQLLHAGGNFVRNGSGALMLAYVASGRLVGYYEPYMHAWDCLAGYCLISEAGGWYHPFPTRGEGLTKGAPVVAAGPGARADLEKLAGLA; this is encoded by the coding sequence ATGACCACCCAAGACTCCGGACTGGACAGCCGTTTCGTTCTCGCCAAGGCGCTCGCGCAGGAGGCGGGAGCCATGGCATTTCATTATTTCAATCAACGCGATTCCCTCGTGATCGAGACGAAGCGTGACTTGCAGGATGTCGTCTCCATAGCCGACCGCAACGTCGAGACGCTGATCCGCCAGCGCGTCGAGACCATGTTTCCCGACGACGGTTTCCTGGGAGAGGAGTTCGGCCACACGCAGGGTACGTCCGGCTATACCTGGGTCGTCGATCCGATCGATGGAACCGCTCCCTTTGTCAACGGTATGCCGAACTGGTGCGTCTCGATCGCCGTCTTGCACGACAATCAACCCGTGATCGGCGTGATCGGCGCGCCGTGCCACAACGAACTCTATGCCGCCGCCAGAGGCAGAGGGGCAAAGCTCAACGGCAACACCCTGACCCTCGATCCGTCCCGCACCATCCAGAATTCCATGACCGGTATCGGCGCCAACAGCTATGTCACGCCGGAAAGGGTGGGGGATATCATCAGCCAGTTGCTGCATGCAGGGGGCAACTTCGTGCGCAATGGATCGGGAGCGCTGATGCTGGCCTATGTCGCGTCGGGACGGCTGGTCGGCTACTATGAGCCCTACATGCATGCCTGGGACTGCCTTGCGGGCTACTGCCTCATCTCGGAGGCCGGCGGGTGGTATCATCCCTTCCCGACGCGGGGTGAGGGATTGACGAAGGGCGCACCGGTCGTGGCGGCCGGACCCGGTGCTCGCGCCGACCTGGAAAAGCTTGCCGGCCTGGCATGA